The proteins below are encoded in one region of Bacillota bacterium:
- a CDS encoding 4Fe-4S dicluster domain-containing protein, with amino-acid sequence MGGWLDETQDPLQWVRTDPPEHSHITIVNEDKCLQCSVHPCTYICPGMVYHWDEHRKKLLVYYQRCIECGACVIACYENIRIQWPGDGKGIY; translated from the coding sequence GTGGGCGGATGGCTAGATGAAACCCAGGACCCCTTGCAGTGGGTGAGGACGGATCCACCGGAGCATTCCCATATCACCATTGTCAACGAGGATAAATGCCTGCAGTGTTCCGTACATCCCTGTACCTATATCTGTCCCGGGATGGTGTACCATTGGGATGAACACCGGAAGAAACTCCTGGTTTATTATCAGCGATGTATTGAGTGTGGAGCCTGTGTGATTGCCTGTTATGAGAACATCAGGATTCAGTGGCCCGGTGATGGCAAAGGGATCTACTAA
- a CDS encoding FAD-dependent oxidoreductase, which produces MAQDYYDAIVVGAGPGGASAALVMARNGMSVLMLERGKQPGTKTMFGGTIYSQALQDLIPEYWQEAPVERAIVTDSLWLMDVTSAVQLQFTGLDFGKAPFNKFSALRRRFDPWLAQKAVEAGAELRTSSCVARCLKYGRAVCGVELTTGEKIYGNLVILADGANSFLAQQLGMLGRIYPESVTAYVKEVIELPAGVIEDRFQLEPGEGATYGMVGYPTAGAIGKAGIWTNKDSISLMVGAYLNEMMAKRLNPFDLLVRFKRHPLVRRLIAGGKTVDYLAHIIPKGGYKDMPQLYDDGVLVVGDAAVMIRGRHGTDLAMLTGRYAGETAIQAKAANNFTKRELVTYKAKVDRSWFMQDIRATAKHSGYYSKYSDADYLLSRAANRSAYRMFSEVQVSDADKKRAIFQELRNLQPLGRSLADVYQGLLNWRVL; this is translated from the coding sequence ATGGCACAGGATTACTACGATGCTATCGTAGTTGGAGCCGGGCCCGGTGGAGCTAGCGCAGCCTTGGTCATGGCGAGAAATGGGATGTCGGTACTGATGCTGGAACGGGGGAAACAACCGGGAACCAAGACGATGTTCGGTGGGACGATTTACAGTCAGGCGCTCCAGGACTTAATTCCGGAATACTGGCAGGAAGCCCCGGTGGAGCGAGCCATCGTTACCGATTCCCTGTGGTTAATGGATGTCACGTCGGCGGTGCAGCTTCAGTTTACCGGTCTAGATTTCGGCAAGGCGCCCTTCAACAAGTTCTCTGCTTTGCGGCGCCGCTTTGACCCCTGGCTTGCCCAAAAGGCAGTAGAGGCCGGTGCTGAACTTCGAACCAGCAGCTGTGTCGCCCGCTGTCTTAAGTACGGACGTGCGGTGTGTGGAGTTGAATTGACCACGGGAGAGAAAATTTACGGGAACTTAGTTATCCTCGCAGACGGAGCTAATTCCTTCCTGGCTCAACAGTTAGGGATGCTGGGGAGGATTTATCCCGAGTCGGTCACCGCCTATGTCAAAGAGGTAATTGAATTGCCCGCGGGAGTAATCGAGGATCGATTTCAGCTGGAACCGGGGGAAGGGGCTACCTATGGAATGGTAGGATACCCCACGGCAGGAGCCATCGGCAAGGCGGGAATTTGGACCAACAAAGATAGCATCTCCTTGATGGTTGGGGCCTACCTGAACGAAATGATGGCTAAGCGTCTCAATCCCTTTGACCTCTTAGTGAGGTTCAAACGCCACCCCTTGGTGCGCCGGCTCATCGCCGGGGGCAAAACGGTAGATTACCTAGCTCACATCATCCCCAAGGGTGGGTACAAGGATATGCCTCAGTTGTACGACGACGGGGTTCTAGTCGTCGGAGACGCGGCTGTGATGATCCGCGGCCGCCACGGAACGGATCTGGCGATGTTGACCGGAAGATATGCCGGCGAGACTGCGATTCAAGCCAAGGCAGCCAACAACTTTACCAAGCGGGAATTGGTTACCTACAAGGCCAAGGTTGATCGCAGCTGGTTCATGCAGGATATCAGGGCGACGGCGAAACACTCGGGGTATTATTCCAAGTATTCCGATGCCGACTACTTGCTGAGCCGGGCGGCGAATCGCAGCGCCTACAGGATGTTTTCCGAGGTGCAAGTTTCCGACGCAGACAAGAAGCGGGCGATCTTTCAGGAATTGCGAAATCTGCAGCCCCTGGGTCGGAGTCTGGCCGATGTATACCAGGGCTTGTTGAACTGGAGGGTGCTATAG
- a CDS encoding AAA family ATPase — MWIRELYIDGFGVWQDFALSLGPELSIFLGPNETGKTTLLNFIRAMWFGFARRGQASRGEPLAGGRHGGRLVLVTEKGVSYTLERYGGEAGPSSGTVQILDNQGNFYDEAFLTTLLGHVSKEVYCGIFAFGLTELEQLESLYGDEVGQVIYSAGVGAPVSIALVEQELAQEAAQLYRPGARKPAINQLITELDELQEEITALRQRPEEYASVQREVQDLTTQLEDLEAQRRHLAEDLVWYRTLLSLWEQWEELFQIEQQLAKLPECFPVTEAQEEAMRQCQEREGVLAQKFQEQKRAVAQLQQQVQSLSPDNSLPKVASDLTVLLETYSGFEKNFRQSQELRRTFEQRDRQLQEILHSIGGIWSEAAVTAFDTGLQVRETIRRFAQQLAEAQAQIQRESARLESLRQRRAELLREAHNARERLEELMAVMPQLSHPYQERRRIAREFLLDQAKLTELLARREWLKEAAASAERDARRNQRGRGAGQIALGITILGAFLALAGGVGSWLGMGSWSLGVAGGGLVLALGGGIWWTWQLVSGRSTAGKEGLFPSSQVQIRDLLTTIEEYRRRLLQHGQILTGKEYPAEDEIFQAIDELEAEGELRAKVGGWQEQVAELEAKLREVETDYQAAAEAKEVARQEGQRLVEALQDWLQRRNLSPDLSPEGALEVVQLIRSAQDVLRARDEAEASWQVLMVEVNGFLDRLQVVLAGLGQPPVTPEGVFVVVAQLKATWERYQDLMDQLTAAQQSLEVTQEQYDVNQGIIDRLLAETNSEDIGDFYRNRRLFSEYSALRQRQEHLEIEIRARCGEWDLTQVYRALEETQREFLRQRVSQLEAQQQVAEESIARCRECLGRLRQRLTDLEQDERLLLLQLRADTLREELNRRARQWQKLAIAREIVTATRVKYEQERQPQVLQRASAFLRQMTDGRYQRVFAPLGQREIRVVGRDGRQLGVDQLSRGTVEQLYLAMRLALALEFGQRATPLPLVMDDILVNFDPQRLERACEVVREVAQQHQVLFFTCHPHVAQCLQAGGGTPIIPLAHR, encoded by the coding sequence GTGTGGATTAGGGAGCTTTATATCGACGGCTTTGGGGTGTGGCAGGATTTTGCCCTGTCCCTAGGTCCCGAACTATCGATTTTTCTTGGTCCCAACGAAACGGGCAAAACAACACTGCTGAACTTCATCCGGGCGATGTGGTTTGGTTTTGCTCGGCGGGGACAGGCCAGTCGAGGAGAACCCTTAGCCGGAGGGCGGCATGGCGGTCGCTTGGTGTTGGTGACGGAAAAGGGAGTCAGTTATACCCTGGAAAGATACGGCGGGGAGGCCGGTCCCTCTTCGGGAACGGTCCAAATCCTCGACAATCAAGGGAATTTCTATGATGAGGCCTTTTTGACCACATTACTGGGTCATGTCAGTAAAGAGGTCTACTGCGGTATTTTTGCCTTTGGATTGACGGAGCTGGAACAACTGGAAAGCCTGTACGGTGATGAGGTTGGACAAGTCATTTACAGTGCCGGAGTGGGAGCCCCGGTATCCATTGCTCTGGTGGAGCAGGAACTGGCCCAAGAGGCTGCCCAGTTGTATCGTCCCGGAGCCAGAAAGCCGGCGATTAACCAACTGATCACCGAACTTGATGAGCTGCAGGAGGAAATTACCGCCTTGCGCCAAAGGCCCGAGGAATATGCCTCGGTGCAAAGGGAAGTCCAGGACCTAACGACGCAGCTAGAGGATCTAGAGGCCCAGCGCAGGCACCTGGCCGAGGATCTAGTCTGGTACCGGACCCTATTGTCTTTATGGGAGCAGTGGGAGGAGTTATTTCAAATTGAGCAGCAGCTGGCCAAGCTTCCCGAGTGCTTTCCCGTGACAGAAGCACAGGAAGAGGCAATGCGCCAGTGCCAGGAACGGGAAGGGGTGCTTGCCCAAAAATTCCAGGAACAGAAAAGGGCCGTGGCCCAGCTGCAACAGCAAGTCCAATCATTAAGTCCAGACAACAGTCTGCCAAAGGTGGCCTCTGACCTTACCGTACTGCTGGAAACCTACAGCGGCTTTGAAAAAAACTTCCGGCAGAGTCAGGAGCTGCGGCGCACCTTTGAGCAGCGGGACCGCCAACTCCAGGAGATCCTGCATTCCATCGGCGGGATTTGGTCCGAGGCAGCGGTCACAGCCTTTGATACCGGCCTGCAGGTGCGGGAGACGATTCGCCGGTTTGCTCAGCAGCTAGCCGAGGCCCAAGCCCAAATCCAGAGGGAGTCAGCTAGATTAGAATCGCTAAGGCAACGCCGGGCAGAACTTCTGCGGGAGGCCCATAACGCTAGGGAGCGGCTGGAGGAACTGATGGCTGTCATGCCGCAACTGTCCCATCCCTATCAAGAGCGGCGTCGGATTGCCAGAGAGTTCCTTCTGGATCAGGCCAAGTTGACGGAGTTACTGGCCAGAAGGGAGTGGCTCAAGGAAGCAGCGGCCAGCGCTGAGCGGGATGCCCGTCGGAACCAGCGAGGTCGTGGCGCCGGCCAAATAGCCTTGGGGATAACTATTTTGGGCGCCTTTTTGGCCCTTGCCGGTGGGGTGGGATCCTGGCTGGGAATGGGAAGCTGGTCCCTGGGTGTGGCCGGAGGGGGACTGGTCCTGGCCCTTGGCGGGGGAATCTGGTGGACTTGGCAGCTAGTGTCTGGCCGCAGCACTGCCGGCAAGGAAGGGCTTTTTCCTTCCTCCCAGGTCCAAATCAGGGACTTGCTGACAACCATCGAGGAGTATCGGCGAAGGCTGTTGCAGCATGGGCAGATACTGACAGGGAAGGAGTATCCTGCGGAGGATGAGATCTTTCAGGCCATTGACGAACTGGAGGCTGAGGGTGAGCTCCGGGCTAAGGTTGGGGGATGGCAGGAGCAAGTAGCGGAGCTGGAAGCAAAGCTAAGGGAAGTAGAAACCGATTATCAGGCGGCGGCAGAAGCCAAGGAGGTTGCCCGGCAGGAGGGGCAGAGGCTTGTCGAAGCTCTTCAAGACTGGCTGCAGCGCCGGAACCTGTCGCCAGATTTGTCACCGGAGGGAGCGTTAGAGGTGGTCCAACTGATCCGCTCTGCTCAGGATGTCCTTAGGGCCAGAGATGAGGCTGAGGCCTCTTGGCAAGTTCTCATGGTGGAAGTCAACGGTTTCTTGGACCGGCTGCAGGTGGTTCTTGCTGGCCTAGGGCAACCTCCGGTCACCCCCGAGGGGGTCTTCGTGGTGGTAGCCCAGCTGAAGGCAACCTGGGAAAGATACCAAGACCTGATGGACCAATTGACCGCGGCACAGCAAAGCCTCGAGGTGACCCAGGAGCAGTATGATGTGAACCAAGGGATTATTGACCGGTTACTGGCAGAGACCAACAGCGAGGACATTGGCGATTTCTATCGGAACCGTCGCCTGTTTAGCGAGTATTCCGCCCTGCGACAACGGCAGGAACATTTAGAGATCGAAATTCGGGCCAGATGTGGGGAGTGGGACTTGACCCAGGTGTATCGGGCGCTGGAGGAGACCCAGAGGGAATTTCTACGGCAACGGGTGTCGCAGCTAGAGGCCCAGCAGCAAGTTGCGGAGGAGTCCATTGCCCGGTGCCGGGAGTGTCTCGGGCGTTTGCGGCAGCGGCTGACGGATTTGGAGCAGGATGAGCGATTGCTGCTCTTGCAGCTGCGGGCCGATACTCTGCGGGAGGAGCTAAATCGCCGAGCCAGGCAGTGGCAGAAGTTGGCTATTGCCCGGGAAATAGTAACTGCCACCCGAGTTAAGTATGAACAGGAGCGACAGCCCCAGGTCCTCCAAAGGGCTTCGGCCTTCCTTCGCCAAATGACCGATGGTCGGTACCAGCGGGTTTTTGCTCCCCTGGGGCAGAGGGAAATTAGAGTGGTTGGCCGCGATGGAAGGCAGTTGGGGGTCGATCAACTCAGTCGGGGTACTGTGGAACAGCTTTATTTGGCGATGCGTTTGGCCCTGGCGCTGGAGTTTGGCCAGCGAGCCACCCCTTTGCCTCTGGTGATGGATGACATTTTGGTCAATTTCGATCCCCAGCGTCTAGAGCGGGCCTGTGAAGTGGTGCGGGAGGTTGCTCAGCAGCATCAGGTTTTGTTTTTTACCTGTCATCCCCATGTGGCTCAATGTCTGCAGGCAGGAGGGGGAACACCGATTATCCCGTTGGCCCACCGGTAG
- a CDS encoding DNA repair exonuclease → MPTFRFIHTADLHLDSPFHGLGQVSEHLQTRIARAPLVALRRIVDACLEHRVHCLIIAGDFFDGGRVSLHTQAYVRSQLERLAKAGIVVAAAAGNHDPLSDGNFQLGWPENVIWFPADRVGEVEIPLEEGQVALVRGVSYGQRDVAEDLSELFPPADHDGWQVAVLHTSVEGLGGTENYSPTTRQALLDKGYRYWALGHVHGARILYQGPETTIAYSGSPQGLNRLERGEKGCYLVELGQEGVLDHRFLPCSDVVWEEVEVSISEVPTVEDLVEEVGHRLDELAARYEGRGVLAQVEINGRGPLHHWLRHDQAAEELLSLWQEQVETWESGFVFPHGVTINTRRDIDLEELERGQDFLAELLTVAEQLASHPQGEILQALEPLTAHRRARRYLEPLSQGEIKTLVTEGKLLALDRLLGDEK, encoded by the coding sequence ATGCCTACCTTTCGTTTCATTCACACTGCTGACCTACATCTCGACAGCCCCTTTCATGGCCTGGGTCAAGTCTCAGAGCATCTCCAAACCCGCATTGCTCGAGCCCCTTTGGTGGCCTTGAGAAGGATCGTCGATGCTTGCCTGGAGCACAGGGTTCACTGTCTGATTATCGCCGGTGACTTCTTTGATGGTGGTCGGGTTAGTCTGCATACTCAAGCCTATGTTCGCTCTCAACTGGAGCGGTTGGCAAAGGCGGGGATCGTCGTGGCGGCAGCGGCGGGAAATCATGATCCTCTGTCTGACGGGAACTTCCAGCTTGGTTGGCCGGAAAACGTCATCTGGTTTCCCGCAGACAGGGTGGGGGAAGTGGAGATTCCCTTGGAAGAAGGACAAGTTGCCCTGGTTCGTGGTGTCAGTTACGGGCAAAGGGATGTCGCTGAAGACCTATCGGAGTTATTTCCCCCGGCGGATCACGATGGGTGGCAGGTAGCGGTGCTTCACACCAGCGTTGAGGGATTAGGGGGTACGGAGAACTACTCTCCCACCACCCGGCAGGCGCTTTTAGACAAGGGGTATCGGTACTGGGCTCTGGGGCATGTGCACGGGGCCCGGATTTTGTATCAGGGACCGGAAACTACCATCGCCTATTCCGGCAGTCCCCAGGGGCTAAATCGCCTGGAGCGAGGAGAAAAGGGCTGCTATTTGGTGGAGCTGGGACAGGAAGGAGTTCTGGACCACCGGTTCCTCCCCTGTAGTGACGTGGTCTGGGAAGAGGTGGAGGTATCGATTTCTGAGGTTCCAACGGTCGAGGACTTGGTGGAGGAAGTGGGCCACCGCCTAGATGAGCTGGCCGCTCGATATGAGGGCCGCGGTGTGTTGGCCCAGGTTGAGATTAACGGTAGAGGACCTTTGCATCACTGGCTGCGCCATGACCAGGCCGCCGAAGAACTCCTATCCCTTTGGCAGGAACAGGTGGAAACCTGGGAGAGTGGGTTTGTGTTTCCCCACGGTGTCACCATCAACACCCGGCGGGACATTGATCTCGAAGAACTGGAGAGGGGTCAGGATTTTCTCGCGGAGTTGTTGACCGTCGCGGAGCAACTTGCTTCCCATCCCCAGGGGGAGATTCTCCAGGCCCTGGAGCCCTTGACAGCCCATCGTAGGGCTCGCCGCTACCTGGAGCCTTTGTCTCAGGGGGAGATCAAGACCTTGGTCACCGAAGGAAAACTCTTGGCATTAGACCGATTATTAGGGGATGAGAAGTAG
- a CDS encoding Gfo/Idh/MocA family oxidoreductase, whose amino-acid sequence MKIGMISFAHGHANSYARSLLKLPGVELVGIADDNEERGKAKAAEFGTEYYELDDLLAIPEIDGVIICSENAKHRQFTEAAARAGKHILVEKPIATTLEDAQAMIDICKEEGVKLQVAFPCRFIPAVQQAKEAIDNGRLGRLIGIRSSNHGQNPGGWFIDPELSGGGAVMDHTVHIVDLIRWIFDCEVTEVYAEADSMIYGIDIDDCGLLSMALSNGAFATLDPSWSRPRAFPTWGDVIMQIVGTNGVIDVDAGRQKLDLYSNEQGYRHVSWGDDMDYYLIKDWVEMIAQDREPFITGEDGLRALEVALAAYQSAKSHSVVHIQD is encoded by the coding sequence ATGAAAATCGGGATGATTTCCTTTGCCCATGGACATGCCAATAGCTATGCTCGAAGCCTGCTCAAGCTGCCGGGGGTGGAGCTGGTCGGGATTGCCGATGACAACGAAGAGAGGGGCAAGGCCAAGGCAGCTGAATTTGGAACGGAGTATTATGAACTCGATGATCTTTTGGCCATTCCTGAGATCGATGGAGTGATTATCTGCAGTGAGAACGCCAAGCACCGCCAGTTTACCGAAGCTGCGGCCAGGGCGGGAAAGCACATACTAGTAGAAAAACCCATCGCCACCACCCTTGAGGATGCCCAGGCGATGATCGATATCTGCAAAGAAGAGGGAGTCAAACTGCAGGTGGCCTTTCCCTGCCGGTTTATTCCGGCGGTACAACAGGCCAAGGAGGCCATCGACAACGGCAGGTTGGGAAGACTAATTGGTATCCGATCCTCCAACCATGGTCAGAACCCCGGAGGATGGTTTATCGATCCGGAACTGTCGGGGGGAGGAGCGGTGATGGATCACACCGTTCACATTGTCGACTTGATTCGTTGGATCTTTGATTGCGAAGTGACGGAAGTCTACGCGGAAGCAGATTCGATGATCTATGGGATCGATATCGATGACTGCGGATTGCTGTCCATGGCCTTAAGCAATGGTGCCTTTGCCACCTTGGATCCCAGTTGGTCTCGTCCCAGGGCCTTTCCCACCTGGGGTGATGTCATCATGCAAATTGTCGGTACCAACGGTGTTATCGACGTCGATGCCGGACGGCAGAAGCTGGATCTATACTCCAACGAACAGGGATACCGCCACGTGTCCTGGGGAGATGATATGGATTACTATCTGATCAAAGACTGGGTTGAGATGATTGCCCAGGATCGTGAGCCCTTTATCACCGGCGAGGATGGTCTGCGGGCTTTGGAAGTGGCCCTAGCTGCCTACCAGTCTGCTAAGTCACACTCCGTGGTCCATATCCAAGACTAG
- a CDS encoding Gfo/Idh/MocA family oxidoreductase, whose translation MTLRVGLIGLGTMGRTHAAAYQRMPNVELVAVADLRPELTQPYKDRGIAVYSDGRALIEQADVDVIDVCLPTFLHRPFVELAAAKGRHVFCEKPLARTYEDGLAMVEACRRAGVKFAVGHVVRFSPQYVKAKEIVDSGQIGQPVTVSTMRGGGGFPRGWQDWYANFEWSGGLVLDLIIHDFDYLRWVFGEVERVFARGTAGREYNRYEYALASIRFKNGVIANVEGSWFDHGGFQTHMEIAGEKGLLSHNSVDASPLLTVLQTTEAAEGVPVPKSPLVNSPYQLELQHFISCIERDEEPLTSGEEALKSLQVSLAAMESIATGKPVEL comes from the coding sequence ATGACCCTTCGAGTCGGACTAATTGGATTAGGAACTATGGGTAGAACTCATGCTGCTGCTTATCAACGGATGCCTAACGTGGAACTGGTGGCGGTAGCAGACTTGCGGCCGGAGTTAACGCAACCTTACAAGGATAGGGGTATTGCCGTATACTCCGATGGCAGGGCTCTCATTGAGCAAGCCGATGTCGACGTGATTGACGTTTGTCTTCCTACCTTCTTGCATCGGCCCTTTGTGGAGTTAGCTGCGGCAAAGGGCCGGCATGTGTTTTGCGAAAAACCCCTAGCGAGGACCTATGAGGACGGTCTAGCCATGGTAGAGGCCTGCCGCAGGGCTGGTGTCAAGTTTGCGGTGGGACATGTGGTTCGATTCTCTCCTCAATATGTTAAGGCGAAGGAAATCGTCGATTCCGGTCAGATCGGTCAACCTGTGACGGTGTCCACCATGCGGGGCGGGGGAGGATTTCCCCGGGGATGGCAGGATTGGTACGCCAATTTTGAGTGGAGCGGCGGTCTGGTCCTCGATCTGATTATCCACGATTTCGACTACCTGCGCTGGGTCTTTGGAGAAGTTGAGAGGGTTTTTGCCCGAGGGACCGCGGGTCGGGAATACAACCGGTATGAGTATGCTTTGGCATCGATCCGTTTCAAGAACGGAGTTATTGCCAACGTGGAAGGCAGTTGGTTTGATCACGGCGGGTTCCAAACCCACATGGAGATCGCCGGTGAGAAGGGACTGCTCTCCCACAATAGTGTCGATGCTTCGCCGCTGCTTACCGTGCTGCAGACCACGGAGGCTGCGGAAGGAGTGCCGGTTCCCAAGAGTCCATTGGTCAATAGCCCCTACCAACTGGAACTACAACACTTCATTTCCTGCATCGAAAGGGATGAAGAGCCATTGACCAGCGGAGAAGAAGCACTAAAGTCACTACAGGTTTCACTGGCAGCCATGGAATCCATCGCCACTGGCAAGCCGGTGGAACTGTAA